The following coding sequences are from one Neurospora crassa OR74A linkage group I, whole genome shotgun sequence window:
- a CDS encoding hydantoinase: MAPQPSPRRLRIGVDVGGTNTDGVILDPSLASSSPSKGILAHVKTATTPNPSEGIMTAITSMFTQLQATHAADIRPEDAIASVTIGTTHFVNAVIERDPSRLSRVAVLRLSGPFSKHVPPCVDWPDDMRSLMLGYHARVKGGLEVDGSLISDIDESEIVEQCKEIRKRGGIKAVVINGVFSPIDTVYRQEERAAEIVRRELGGQEEVDVVCSKEVANLGFLERENAAVLNASILRFARRTIREFRQAVGRLGLKGVPVFITQNDGTILKGEKAAELPIKTFSSGPTNSMRGAAFLVQGQEKDGKKEGQEQGKAMMVVDVGGTTTDVGLLLPNGFPRQQAAYSELAGVRMNFSCPDIKSIGLGGGSIVRKGKNGITIGPDSVGYRINKEALLFGGSTLTTTDCTVLTNPEITSIGDASLVKAALTEEETQQFKAIVKSKIEKIIDNMKTSPEDLPAILVGGGAVIAPDELQGASKVLKPRWSEVANAIGAAIARVSAVVDTIKSTEAKTEKQFLEEIKKDAVERTIAAGASPESVEVVEVEMLPLQYVENKTRFVVRAAGDFDFTRSYTSSDDNGKASSEEEAVGKDLFEPQTVTDTKPKAATSSQVNVLTYTPNVLNRIWHISETDLTFISTGCYILGTGGGGSPYASMILLRQLLRSGASVRVVSPADVPDSAAVGCGCGAGSPTVSIEKLQGDEMMQAQTELYKALSSSSSDQNQNYKATHMIALEIGGGNGLQGMTLGASSNMDIPCVDGDWMGRAYPTKWQTTPVVFNERSPIWSPIAVADGNGNVLVMPKAASDAAVENIIRAALSQMGSQVGAADPPVTGAEMKRWVVENTVSQAWRLGRAVARARAMNRLDEVAETIVEECGGGQKGAAAKMLFKGKIVGVRRTLRMGHVYGECIIEGTDMTDDTTTTNHGRRTGGRRGGQGVDGEEKEDFIGKRIKIPFKNENIAAIRIPAEDGSNDENKELEKQEDVLAIVPDLISVIDAQSGEAVGTPEYRYGLLVIVIGIAASDKWTGSQRGIDLGGPKAFGFDHLKYEPLGRFVKPVSVIDEFDRSIE; the protein is encoded by the exons ATGGCACCCCAACCCTCACCCCGTCGCCTCCGCATCGGCGTTGACGTCGGCGGCACCAACACCGACGGCGTCATCCTCGACCCATCCCTCGCttcatcctctccatccaAAGGCATCCTAGCCCACGTCAAGACCGCCACAACGCCCAACCCCAGTGAAGGCATCATGACCGCCATCACCTCCATGTTCACTCAACTTCAGGCTACCCACGCCGCCGACATCCGTCCGGAGGACGCCATTGCCAGCGTCACCATCGGCACCACGCACTTCGTCAACGCCGTCATCGAGCGGGATCCCTCCCGCCTTTCGCGGGTAGCCGTCCTCCGTCTTTCCGGTCCCTTTTCCAAGCACGTTCCGCCCTGCGTCGACTGGCCCGATGACATGCGCTCCTTAATGCTGGGGTATCACGCGCGCGTGAAGGGCGGATTGGAGGTAGACGGGTCGTTGATCAGCGATATTGACGAGTCCGAGATCGTGGAGCAATGCAAAGAAATTCGCAAGCGCGGCGGGATCAAAGCGGTAGTGATTAACGGTGTGTTCAGTCCTATTGATACCGTCTACAGACAAGAAGAGAGGGCGGCGGAGATTGTCAGGCGCGAGCTGGGCGGGCAGGAAGAAGTGGATGTGGTGTGCTCCAAGGAGGTGGCGAACTTGGGGTTCTTGGAACGAGAGAATGCGGCGGTTTTGAATGCGAGTATACTGAGGTTTGCAAGACGGACGATTAGGGAGTTTCGGCAGGCGGTGGGTCGGTTGGGACTCAAGGGTGTGCCAGTGTTTATCACGCAAAATGATGGGACGATCTTGAAAGGAGAAAAGGCGGCGGAGTTGCCCATCAAGACGTTCTCGAGCGGGCCGACGAATAGCATGAGGGGTGCCGCGTTCCTCGTGCAGGGTCAGGAGAAGgatgggaagaaggagggacaGGAACAGGGAAAggcgatgatggtggtggatgttggTGGGACTACGACTGATGTGGGGTTACTTTTGCCTAATGGGTTTCCGAGACAGCAGGCTGCTTATAGCGAGTTGGCGGGAGTAAGAATG AACTTCTCATGCCCTGACATCAAAAGCATCGGTCTCGGTGGCGGTTCCATTGTCCGAAAGGGCAAAAACGGCATCACCATTGGGCCAGACAGTGTGGGCTATAGGATCAACAAGGAAGCCCTGCTCTTTGGTGGAAGCACGCTTACCACAACTGACTGTACTGTGCTCACCAACCCGGAAATCACCAGCATAGGCGACGCCAGTCTTGTCAAAGCCGCACTGACCGAAGAAGAAACCCAGCAGTTCAAGGCCATCGTCAAGAGCAAGATCGAAAAGATCATCGATAACATGAAGACGTCACCAGAGGACCTGCCAGCTATTCTTGTCGGCGGTGGTGCAGTCATTGCCCCAGATGAACTCCAGGGTGCAAGCAAGGTGCTCAAGCCCCGATGGTCCGAGGTTGCGAATGCGATAGGAGCTGCCATCGCTCGTGTCAGTGCTGTTGTGGACACAATCAAGTCTACAGAGGCCAAGACGGAGAAGCAGTTCTTggaggagatcaagaaggaTGCGGTCGAGAGAACCATTGCGGCTGGTGCTTCTCCGGAATCTgtcgaggttgttgaggttgagatgCTGCCTTTGCAG TACGTTGAGAACAAAACTCGTTTCGTCGTCCGCGCAGCCGGCGACTTTGACTTCACGCGGTCATACACGTCAAGCGATGACAATGGGAAAGCCTCATCAGAGGAAGAGGCCGTGGGCAAAGACCTCTTTGAGCCACAAACAGTCACAGACACCAAGCCAAaagcagcaacatcatcacaaGTCAATGTCCTCACCTACACCCCCAACGTCCTCAACCGCATCTGGCACATCTCCGAAACAGACCTCACCTTCATCTCCACCGGCTGCTACATCCTCggcaccggcggcggcggctctCCCTACGCCTCCATGATTCTCCTCCGGCAGCTCCTCCGCTCCGGCGCCTCGGTACGGGTCGTCTCCCCTGCGGACGTGCCTGACTCGGCCGCCgtcggctgcggctgcggcgcCGGCTCGCCAACGGTGAGCATCGAGAAGCTGCAAGGCGACGAGATGATGCAAGCACAGACGGAGCTTTACAAAgccttgtcctcctcctcctccgatcAAAATCAAAATTACAAAGCAACGCACATGATCGCCCTCGaaatcggcggcggcaacggccTCCAAGGTATGACGCTCGGCGCCAGCTCCAACATGGACATCCCCTGCGTCGACGGCGACTGGATGGGGCGCGCGTACCCGACCAAGTGGCAGACGACACCAGTAGTCTTTAACGAGCGGTCGCCCATCTGGAGCCCCATCGCCGTCGCGGACGGGAATGGAAACGTGCTGGTGATGCCCAAAGCGGCGTCGGATGCCGCCGTCGAGAACATCATTCGCGCGGCGCTAAGCCAGATGGGCAGCCAGGTGGGCGCGGCCGACCCGCCGGTTACGGGCGCGGAGATGAAGAGGTGGGTGGTGGAGAATACGGTGTCGCAGGCGTGGAGGCTGGGGAGGGCggtggcgagggcgagggcgatGAACCGGTTGGACGAGGTGGCAGAGACGATTGTGGAGGAGTGTGGTGGGGGGCAGAAGGGGGCGGCGGCAAAGATGTTGTTCAAGGGAAAGATTGTGGGTGTTAGGAGGACGCTGAGGATGGGACATGTTTATGGGGAGTGTATTATTGAGGGGACGGATATGACGGATGATACTACGACAACAAATCATGGGAGAAGAACAGGGGGTCGACGTGGAGGTCAAGGTGTtgatggggaggagaaggaggatttcATTGGCAAGAGGATCAAGATCCCGTTCAAGAACGAGAACATTGCTGCCATCCGTATACCCGCGGAGGATGGTTCTAACGACGAGAAcaaggagttggagaagcaggaggaTGTACTGGCGATTGTGCCGGATCTGATCTCGGTCATCGATGCTCAAAGCGGTGAGGCCGTGGGCACTCCGGAATATCGGTATGGCTTGCTGGTCATTGTTATCGGAATCGCCGCTTCAGACAAGTGGACGGGGTCACAGAGAGGCATCGATCTTGGTGGTCCCAAAGCGTTTGGCTTTGACCATCTAAAGTACGAACCGTTGGGCAGGTTCGTGAAGCCGGTTAGTGTTATTGATGAGTTTGATAGGTCGATCGAGTAA